One region of Priestia megaterium genomic DNA includes:
- a CDS encoding PAS domain-containing sensor histidine kinase, translated as MKWFKSHTFWKIFTINVLLICTVLTLMFIVSRVMLPNISQDQYRQVTDKTVKRMKEQINIVIKDIWSLGDEVQQDPIFLSDDEQEIDKELQKIVNISPYIDSGTIFNTKGYVEHYYPDDLKSMKHVNLSKRKYFQEALRTKKIYLSDVVSADTKHYIVVMAIPILDEQQNVKKVINLALRIEENKSFQSIFQTFDIGENGYTFIVDRNGRIISHPEKQRIGENARENEIVQETMNHKSGYQRVVNTEGKYFFASFEYIPVLDWGIVAELPVEEIYRPYETFEKTLWTVSGITILLLSFFTALYARQIVNPIRKLYELAGQVARGNFNQKIPEREIERGEIGTLSKQFNEMISYIRHSKANLQQKENQLQEQKTFLRQVIDINPSYIYAINQKREFILVNESFAMLLGEKSDDLIGQPIDKYQFNLQSDLLYKGTFSNCTQKGMVLEEQFKDSKGNRRWVETAKLPIMNEKQEVIQMLCVSTDITERKKAEEKLRTSEKLAVVGELAAGVAHEIKNPLTSLKGFVHLLKEQNPKDALYIDIMETELERMNGIVEEFLMLGKPQVMNVEPLNMQALVQEVCSLLEPEAVEKKVAFIFERDEQLPQVYGDKNQLKQVFINIIKNSIEAMPEGGGIHITIKAKENHLWLQLADEGQGIPPERLAKIGEPFYSTKEKGTGLGLMVSYRIIKAHHAQMTFSSQLNQGTSVDILFPIIKK; from the coding sequence ATGAAATGGTTTAAATCTCATACGTTTTGGAAAATCTTCACGATTAATGTGCTTCTTATTTGTACCGTACTGACGCTAATGTTTATAGTTTCAAGAGTGATGCTGCCTAATATTTCTCAAGATCAATATCGACAGGTAACTGATAAAACCGTCAAGAGAATGAAAGAGCAAATTAACATCGTTATTAAAGATATTTGGAGCTTGGGCGACGAGGTACAGCAAGATCCTATTTTTTTATCAGATGATGAACAAGAGATAGACAAAGAACTGCAGAAAATAGTTAATATTTCACCGTATATCGATAGCGGAACCATTTTTAATACAAAAGGGTATGTGGAGCATTATTACCCAGATGATTTAAAGAGTATGAAGCACGTGAACTTAAGTAAAAGAAAATATTTTCAAGAAGCGCTGCGAACTAAAAAAATATATTTAAGCGATGTCGTTTCAGCAGACACAAAGCATTACATTGTGGTGATGGCAATTCCTATTTTGGATGAGCAGCAAAATGTAAAAAAAGTTATAAATTTAGCGCTGCGCATTGAAGAAAATAAAAGCTTTCAATCCATTTTTCAAACGTTCGATATAGGAGAGAACGGCTATACGTTTATTGTAGACCGCAATGGTAGAATTATTTCACACCCTGAGAAACAGAGAATCGGTGAAAATGCCAGGGAAAATGAAATCGTTCAGGAAACGATGAATCATAAATCAGGATATCAGCGCGTTGTGAACACCGAAGGTAAGTACTTCTTTGCGTCATTTGAATATATTCCTGTTTTGGATTGGGGAATTGTCGCTGAATTACCCGTTGAAGAAATTTACAGGCCTTATGAAACGTTTGAAAAAACGCTTTGGACCGTTTCAGGTATTACAATTTTACTACTTTCTTTTTTTACTGCGTTATATGCAAGGCAAATTGTGAATCCTATTCGTAAACTATATGAATTGGCGGGACAAGTAGCTCGCGGGAATTTTAATCAAAAAATTCCGGAACGAGAAATTGAGCGGGGGGAAATCGGTACTTTATCTAAACAGTTTAATGAAATGATTAGCTATATACGCCATTCTAAAGCAAATTTACAGCAAAAAGAAAATCAGCTGCAGGAACAAAAAACGTTTTTAAGACAAGTCATTGACATTAATCCAAGCTATATTTATGCCATTAATCAAAAAAGGGAGTTCATTCTTGTTAATGAATCTTTTGCGATGCTGCTAGGTGAAAAATCTGATGACTTGATTGGACAACCAATTGATAAATATCAATTCAACCTTCAATCAGATCTTTTATATAAAGGGACGTTTTCAAACTGTACGCAAAAAGGGATGGTATTAGAAGAACAGTTTAAAGATTCGAAAGGAAACCGGCGCTGGGTCGAAACAGCAAAACTTCCTATTATGAATGAAAAACAGGAAGTGATTCAAATGCTGTGCGTATCGACAGATATTACGGAGCGTAAAAAAGCAGAAGAGAAGCTTAGAACTTCTGAGAAGCTTGCCGTTGTAGGAGAACTTGCAGCTGGAGTTGCTCACGAGATCAAAAATCCTTTGACTTCTTTAAAAGGTTTTGTTCACTTATTAAAAGAACAAAATCCCAAAGATGCTTTGTATATAGATATCATGGAAACTGAATTAGAACGAATGAATGGAATCGTAGAAGAATTTTTGATGTTAGGAAAACCTCAGGTTATGAATGTTGAACCCTTGAATATGCAAGCGCTTGTTCAAGAAGTGTGCTCGCTTCTTGAACCTGAAGCAGTAGAAAAAAAGGTAGCTTTCATATTTGAAAGGGATGAGCAATTACCGCAGGTATATGGAGATAAAAATCAGTTAAAACAAGTATTTATTAATATTATTAAAAACTCTATCGAAGCAATGCCTGAAGGAGGGGGTATTCATATTACGATTAAAGCAAAAGAAAACCACCTTTGGCTGCAGCTTGCTGATGAAGGGCAAGGTATTCCTCCTGAACGGTTAGCGAAGATAGGTGAGCCTTTTTATAGTACAAAAGAAAAAGGTACAGGTTTAGGGCTGATGGTCAGCTATCGGATTATTAAAGCTCATCATGCGCAGATGACATTTTCTAGTCAGTTAAATCAAGGAACAAGTGTGGATATATTGTTTCCAATCATAAAAAAGTAG
- a CDS encoding YfhE family protein: MSEKKRKENAKNTLSSAQEIYYGREFKKADRAGGYTKK, translated from the coding sequence ATGTCTGAAAAAAAACGAAAAGAAAACGCAAAAAATACGTTAAGTAGCGCTCAAGAAATCTATTACGGCCGCGAGTTTAAAAAAGCAGACCGTGCAGGCGGCTACACGAAAAAATAA
- a CDS encoding GNAT family N-acetyltransferase, with the protein MLKKRDLNDCQSLYELMVHPDVFPFVRHKAHSYEEFLFVTKQTMEAEDHGEIISRTILDEWGNPIGTINLFDVQDQAGFLGTWLGKPFHGKGYNQIAKEAFFNELFFELNIERIFMRIRKINIRSIKAAEKLPYAVLANETHKALYDEINQHEDVYDLYEIPKDLYTLYYLRHEQDVQEDHQLKEA; encoded by the coding sequence ATGTTAAAAAAACGTGACCTAAATGACTGTCAATCTCTATACGAACTCATGGTACATCCTGATGTCTTCCCTTTTGTTCGTCATAAAGCCCATTCCTATGAAGAATTTTTATTTGTGACTAAACAAACGATGGAAGCAGAAGATCATGGAGAAATTATTTCTCGCACGATTTTAGATGAATGGGGTAACCCTATCGGCACCATTAATTTATTTGATGTACAGGATCAAGCTGGTTTTTTAGGCACTTGGCTTGGCAAACCGTTTCATGGAAAAGGATATAATCAAATTGCAAAAGAAGCGTTCTTTAATGAACTGTTCTTTGAGTTAAATATAGAGCGAATTTTTATGCGAATCCGCAAAATCAACATCAGGTCTATTAAGGCTGCCGAAAAACTGCCTTATGCAGTACTTGCGAATGAAACACACAAAGCTTTATACGATGAAATTAATCAACATGAAGACGTATATGATTTATACGAAATTCCAAAAGACTTGTATACATTATACTACCTGCGTCACGAACAAGACGTTCAAGAAGATCACCAGCTTAAAGAAGCGTAA
- a CDS encoding amidohydrolase, with amino-acid sequence MKTILLKNATLYPITSKPIYNSDVLIQDGKIVLIGPNLQPPLRVEVIDCKQRYLFPGFIDVHTHLGLYDEGTGWAGNDANETIEPMTPHIRAFDSVHPLDPGFKDAIEAGITSVHIMPGSANVIGGTTSVIKTAGTSISQMLIQETAGLKIALGENPKRIHSHGNKESITRMGIMGMLREAFYHAASSDNKDDLRIKPLTQALNREIPVRIHAHRADDILSALRLADEFHLDVRIEHCTEGHLIAKELGGRNLKVSVGPTLTRRSKVELKNKTWKTYQALCNEGVEVSITTDHPYTPIQYLNICASIAVREGLEEQKALEGITITAARNLRIDHRIGSIEAGKDADLVLWSHHPFHYLAKPIFTMIDGKILFKKN; translated from the coding sequence ATGAAAACCATTCTCTTAAAAAATGCAACGCTCTATCCTATTACGTCAAAACCTATTTATAATAGTGATGTGCTCATTCAAGATGGAAAAATTGTTTTAATTGGGCCAAACTTGCAGCCACCTCTTCGAGTAGAAGTCATTGACTGCAAACAGCGTTATTTATTCCCTGGATTTATTGATGTTCATACACATCTAGGATTATATGATGAAGGAACCGGCTGGGCCGGGAATGATGCTAACGAAACCATTGAACCTATGACTCCACATATCCGAGCTTTTGACAGTGTACATCCTTTAGATCCTGGGTTTAAAGATGCCATTGAAGCGGGTATTACGTCTGTACACATTATGCCAGGAAGTGCAAATGTGATTGGAGGCACAACTTCCGTTATTAAAACAGCTGGAACAAGCATTTCTCAAATGTTAATTCAAGAGACAGCTGGACTTAAGATTGCGCTAGGAGAAAATCCAAAACGAATTCACAGCCACGGCAATAAAGAATCGATTACGCGAATGGGTATTATGGGGATGCTGCGAGAAGCCTTTTATCACGCAGCAAGCAGTGACAACAAAGATGATTTGCGCATCAAACCTCTCACTCAAGCACTGAATAGAGAAATTCCAGTTCGGATTCATGCTCATAGAGCCGATGATATTCTATCAGCTCTTCGCTTAGCAGATGAATTTCATTTAGACGTCCGTATTGAGCACTGTACAGAAGGCCATTTAATTGCTAAAGAGCTGGGTGGAAGAAATTTAAAAGTGAGCGTAGGTCCAACTTTAACACGCCGCTCAAAGGTTGAACTTAAGAATAAAACGTGGAAAACCTATCAAGCTCTTTGCAATGAAGGAGTAGAAGTTTCCATTACAACGGACCATCCTTATACGCCTATTCAGTATTTAAATATTTGCGCATCCATTGCCGTACGTGAAGGACTCGAAGAGCAAAAAGCATTAGAAGGCATCACGATTACTGCTGCTCGGAATCTCCGTATTGATCATCGAATCGGCAGTATCGAAGCAGGAAAAGACGCTGATTTAGTGCTATGGAGCCATCATCCCTTTCACTACTTAGCAAAGCCTATTTTCACCATGATAGATGGTAAAATATTATTTAAAAAAAATTAA
- a CDS encoding TIGR01777 family oxidoreductase has translation MKIVIAGGTGFVGKALTKHFLTQKHYVYILTRNADKAARDPKLQYVEWMQENSQPEEHVEGADVFINLAGVSLNSGRWTDERKKAIVESRLSSTQEILRIMASLPEKPSLYVNASAVGYYGTSTKETFTEASPSIGTDFLAETVKKWENEALKAMELNIRTVLTRFGVILGKDGGALPSTALPYKLFAGGTVGSGEQWMSWVHLQDVVKIIDYCIHTEQIEGAVNVTAPNPVQMKEFGKTIGKVLNRPHWMPVPSFGLQLLMGEMSMIILKGQRVLPEKLIQQNYIFTYTVLEDALRDLL, from the coding sequence ATGAAAATTGTTATTGCTGGAGGAACTGGATTCGTAGGTAAAGCTTTAACAAAACATTTTTTAACACAAAAACACTATGTATATATTTTAACACGCAATGCAGATAAAGCTGCAAGAGATCCGAAACTTCAATATGTAGAGTGGATGCAAGAAAACAGCCAACCTGAAGAGCATGTAGAAGGAGCAGACGTTTTTATCAATTTAGCTGGCGTTTCACTTAACAGTGGCCGCTGGACGGACGAACGCAAAAAAGCCATCGTGGAAAGTCGCCTTTCTTCTACTCAAGAAATTCTTCGCATTATGGCTTCTTTACCCGAAAAACCGTCACTTTATGTAAATGCAAGCGCCGTTGGTTATTACGGGACATCAACGAAAGAAACGTTCACAGAAGCTTCTCCATCGATCGGGACAGACTTTTTGGCTGAAACGGTAAAAAAGTGGGAAAATGAAGCGCTAAAAGCCATGGAACTCAATATTCGTACTGTCTTAACAAGATTCGGCGTTATATTAGGGAAAGATGGCGGAGCACTTCCTTCTACGGCCCTTCCTTATAAATTATTTGCAGGAGGAACAGTCGGTTCCGGAGAACAGTGGATGTCTTGGGTGCATCTTCAAGACGTCGTGAAGATCATTGATTACTGTATTCATACCGAACAAATAGAGGGAGCTGTTAACGTCACTGCCCCAAATCCCGTTCAAATGAAAGAGTTTGGAAAGACGATTGGAAAAGTGTTGAATCGTCCTCATTGGATGCCCGTACCTAGCTTTGGCCTTCAGCTGCTGATGGGAGAAATGAGTATGATTATTTTAAAGGGACAGCGCGTTTTACCTGAAAAATTGATTCAACAGAATTACATTTTTACATATACTGTATTAGAAGATGCATTGCGAGATTTACTCTAG
- the recX gene encoding recombination regulator RecX, whose product MPVVTKITTQKNSGERYNVYLDYGKGEEFGFGVDENVLIKYDLKKGRELDEFELTEIQYADDEKKAYNLAIIYLSYRMRSEKEVHDYLKKKEINSTIIQQVIQKLVSHRYLNDEEFAKAFVLTQMNTTPKGPNVIQRELKEKGISDSIITLSLCEYPEEQQIQTAVKLIEKLKGKYKKLSQVMMKQKMEQALAVKGYSFSVIQEAFQRTDTEKESDEVWEALQYQGMKAHRRFSKYEGWEYQQKMKQALYRKGFSIEQIQSFLDSIEEE is encoded by the coding sequence ATGCCTGTTGTCACAAAGATCACAACGCAAAAGAATAGCGGTGAACGTTATAATGTGTATTTAGATTATGGTAAAGGTGAAGAGTTTGGCTTTGGTGTTGACGAAAATGTCCTCATCAAATATGACTTAAAAAAAGGTCGTGAGCTTGATGAATTTGAATTAACGGAAATTCAGTACGCAGATGATGAGAAAAAAGCTTATAATTTAGCGATCATTTACTTATCTTATCGAATGCGCTCTGAAAAAGAGGTACACGATTATTTAAAGAAAAAAGAAATTAACTCTACTATTATTCAACAAGTTATTCAGAAACTAGTCAGCCACCGTTATTTAAATGATGAAGAGTTTGCCAAAGCATTTGTGTTAACTCAGATGAACACAACACCAAAAGGACCAAATGTGATTCAAAGAGAATTAAAAGAAAAGGGGATTTCTGATTCCATTATTACCCTTAGTTTATGTGAATACCCTGAAGAACAGCAAATTCAAACTGCTGTAAAATTAATTGAAAAGTTAAAAGGGAAATATAAAAAATTATCTCAAGTAATGATGAAACAAAAAATGGAACAAGCATTGGCAGTGAAGGGCTATTCGTTTTCTGTTATTCAAGAAGCATTTCAGCGAACGGATACAGAAAAAGAAAGCGATGAGGTTTGGGAAGCTCTGCAATATCAAGGAATGAAAGCTCATCGTCGTTTTTCAAAGTATGAAGGCTGGGAATATCAGCAAAAAATGAAGCAGGCTCTTTATAGAAAAGGATTCTCCATTGAACAAATTCAATCATTTCTAGATTCTATTGAAGAGGAATAG
- a CDS encoding SDR family NAD(P)-dependent oxidoreductase — protein MKTVLITGGATGLGKELAKLYAKDCNVILAGRNQQKLTEAQHELGENVYTMSVDITQYEEVGKSVEKLLMQHSVDILINNAGIGHFGPLTDYTKQAIDEVIDTNVKGTIFLTQALMPHLLTRPEPKVMNIISTAGLRGKANESVYVASKFGVRGFTESLKVEYQDTNLHVTAAYMGGMNTPFWDHNNHIKDKSRLRSASEIAEIIYKQQNDSEDILF, from the coding sequence ATGAAAACAGTGCTAATCACAGGCGGTGCGACGGGTCTTGGAAAAGAACTCGCAAAACTTTACGCAAAAGACTGCAACGTCATTCTAGCTGGACGCAATCAACAGAAATTAACTGAGGCCCAGCATGAGCTAGGAGAAAACGTATATACGATGTCTGTAGATATTACACAGTATGAAGAAGTAGGAAAATCTGTAGAAAAACTGCTGATGCAGCATTCAGTAGATATCCTTATCAACAACGCAGGCATTGGACATTTTGGTCCTTTGACAGATTATACAAAACAAGCAATCGATGAAGTCATCGATACAAATGTAAAAGGAACTATTTTTTTAACACAAGCGCTTATGCCTCATCTCTTGACGAGACCTGAACCTAAAGTTATGAATATCATTTCAACTGCAGGACTTCGAGGGAAAGCCAATGAAAGCGTCTATGTGGCAAGTAAATTTGGCGTAAGGGGATTTACAGAAAGTTTAAAAGTGGAGTACCAAGATACCAACCTTCATGTGACGGCAGCTTATATGGGAGGCATGAATACTCCTTTTTGGGATCACAACAACCACATTAAAGATAAAAGCCGCTTGCGCTCAGCTTCAGAAATCGCTGAGATTATTTATAAACAGCAGAATGATTCAGAAGATATTTTGTTTTAA
- a CDS encoding YfhH family protein, with the protein MSEKRYSDMTTYELQQEIGSLQEKARKAEQLGMVNEYAVLERKVTMARSYLLDPETFQAGEVYEIQGDPGSYFKIDYMNGVFAWGFRLGSPQNEEALPISMLKK; encoded by the coding sequence ATGTCTGAAAAACGTTACAGTGATATGACGACGTATGAACTTCAACAAGAAATTGGGTCTCTTCAAGAAAAAGCACGAAAAGCTGAACAGCTTGGCATGGTCAATGAGTATGCAGTATTAGAAAGAAAAGTAACAATGGCTAGATCGTACTTATTGGATCCTGAAACGTTTCAAGCAGGGGAAGTATATGAAATTCAAGGAGATCCGGGTTCATATTTTAAAATTGATTATATGAACGGAGTTTTTGCATGGGGGTTTAGACTTGGCTCACCGCAAAACGAAGAGGCATTGCCTATTTCCATGTTGAAAAAATAA
- a CDS encoding small, acid-soluble spore protein K — translation MRNKAKDFTNQHHTKFEGEPRAKAEYASKRANGTINTHPQERMHASNEREE, via the coding sequence ATGCGCAATAAAGCAAAAGATTTTACAAACCAACATCATACTAAGTTTGAAGGCGAACCTCGAGCAAAAGCAGAATACGCTTCAAAACGTGCAAATGGAACGATCAATACGCATCCGCAAGAACGTATGCATGCTTCTAATGAGCGCGAAGAATAA
- a CDS encoding YfhJ family protein, which yields MNDIFERLTNQLLSKNSSLSYAQARTWVELFWEDFESSYAKAGYDYKGKEATEKVVTMYINSYGDKLHEIAVKNPKYQHLLNNDDYLKH from the coding sequence ATGAACGATATATTCGAAAGATTAACGAATCAGCTATTAAGCAAAAATAGTTCGCTTTCATACGCTCAAGCCCGTACATGGGTCGAACTTTTCTGGGAAGATTTTGAGTCATCTTACGCAAAAGCAGGATATGATTATAAAGGGAAAGAAGCGACGGAAAAGGTTGTTACGATGTACATCAACAGCTACGGTGACAAACTTCATGAAATCGCGGTTAAAAACCCTAAATATCAGCATTTATTAAATAACGATGACTATTTAAAACATTAA
- a CDS encoding metal-dependent hydrolase, translating to MDTGTHIAMGIALGGLATLDPTVSANTATMDAVMIGVMAGSLAPDLDTVLKLRNNAQYIRNHRGITHSIPAVILWPLLIVLILSLLLPGANLLHLWMWTFAGVIIHVFVDIFNAYGTQALRPFTNKWIALGVINTFDYVIFSAHVLAILIWFIGAEPGPTFITLYVLLAFYYGLRFYMRHQIAKKLRKQFPDVIKLNISPTLRFTHWHLAVTTEKYFHVGRAIGEEIFIYDTFDKVPIPESAVIEVAKKDENLSAFLSFSPIYRWELDEYNDHIEVRFIDLRYRSKDYYPFVAVVQLDYDLNIICSYTGWIFSEKKLRKKLDYLPH from the coding sequence CTGGATACTGGTACACACATTGCAATGGGAATCGCTCTGGGCGGCCTTGCAACATTAGACCCCACTGTATCTGCGAATACAGCCACAATGGATGCTGTGATGATTGGCGTAATGGCCGGGTCATTAGCACCTGATTTAGACACTGTTTTAAAGCTGCGAAACAATGCACAGTATATCCGCAATCACCGTGGAATTACACATTCTATCCCGGCTGTTATTTTATGGCCTTTGCTTATCGTGCTCATTCTTTCGCTTCTGCTGCCAGGAGCTAACTTGCTGCACCTATGGATGTGGACCTTTGCAGGCGTCATTATTCACGTTTTTGTTGATATCTTTAACGCTTATGGCACGCAGGCTTTACGGCCTTTCACAAATAAATGGATTGCGCTTGGCGTAATCAACACGTTTGATTACGTGATTTTCTCAGCCCACGTGCTCGCAATTTTAATCTGGTTTATTGGAGCAGAGCCAGGACCAACATTCATTACGCTATATGTGTTATTGGCGTTTTACTATGGACTGCGCTTTTATATGCGCCACCAAATCGCCAAGAAGCTTCGAAAACAGTTTCCTGATGTTATCAAGCTCAATATCTCTCCTACGCTGCGTTTCACTCACTGGCACTTAGCCGTGACGACCGAAAAGTACTTTCATGTAGGAAGAGCAATCGGAGAAGAAATTTTTATTTATGATACGTTTGATAAAGTTCCAATTCCTGAATCGGCCGTAATTGAAGTAGCGAAAAAAGATGAAAATTTATCTGCTTTTCTTTCCTTTTCACCTATTTATAGATGGGAACTGGACGAATATAACGACCACATTGAAGTGCGTTTTATTGATTTACGCTACCGCAGCAAAGACTACTATCCATTTGTAGCCGTGGTCCAGCTTGATTACGATTTAAATATTATTTGTTCGTACACTGGTTGGATTTTCAGTGAGAAAAAATTGCGTAAAAAGCTTGATTACCTCCCGCACTAA
- the mutY gene encoding A/G-specific adenine glycosylase, which yields MKQSKDIVQNFDIQAFQNDLISWFEQEQRILPWRQDQDPYKVWVSEIMLQQTRVDTVIPYFNNFISKFPTIKDLAYANEDDVLKAWEGLGYYSRARNLQTAVREVHEQYGGEVPNTPAEISKLKGVGPYTTGAILSIAYGVPQPAVDGNVMRVLSRILSVWDDIAKPKTRKLFEEIVHEIISTDNPSYFNQGMMELGAIVCTPTSPSCLLCPVREHCRAFEEGVQNELPVKSKKKAPRALQLAAAVIKDGEGNYLIHKRPSKGLLANLWEFPNIEVDLSIAPDHQQLQAFIQNEYGADIKIHAPFTTIQHVFSHIVWNITVYEAELASDISALKNLKVVSEKDLEQYAFPVSHQKILKEYLLVK from the coding sequence GTGAAACAAAGTAAAGATATTGTACAAAATTTTGATATTCAAGCATTTCAAAATGACTTAATCTCTTGGTTTGAGCAGGAACAGCGCATTTTACCTTGGCGTCAAGATCAGGACCCTTATAAGGTGTGGGTATCTGAAATTATGCTTCAACAAACGAGAGTAGATACGGTCATTCCTTATTTTAATAATTTTATTAGCAAATTTCCCACTATCAAAGACTTAGCTTATGCGAATGAAGATGATGTGTTAAAAGCGTGGGAAGGATTAGGCTATTATTCCCGTGCCCGTAATTTGCAAACTGCGGTTCGAGAAGTTCACGAACAATACGGGGGAGAAGTTCCAAATACGCCAGCAGAAATCTCCAAACTAAAAGGAGTGGGTCCTTATACAACAGGGGCCATTTTAAGTATTGCATACGGAGTGCCGCAGCCTGCTGTAGATGGAAATGTCATGCGTGTGCTATCGCGCATTTTATCCGTTTGGGATGATATTGCAAAACCGAAAACAAGAAAGTTGTTTGAAGAAATCGTGCATGAAATTATTTCAACAGATAACCCTTCCTATTTCAATCAAGGTATGATGGAACTTGGTGCCATTGTCTGTACACCAACTTCTCCTTCCTGTTTGTTATGTCCAGTTCGCGAACACTGCCGCGCTTTTGAAGAAGGAGTGCAGAATGAGCTTCCCGTTAAATCAAAGAAAAAAGCGCCGCGTGCTCTTCAGCTTGCTGCAGCGGTGATTAAAGACGGTGAAGGAAATTATCTAATTCATAAGCGTCCAAGCAAAGGACTTTTAGCTAATCTATGGGAATTTCCAAATATAGAAGTAGATCTTAGTATAGCGCCAGATCATCAGCAGCTTCAGGCGTTTATTCAAAATGAGTACGGAGCTGATATTAAAATCCATGCGCCTTTTACCACAATTCAGCACGTGTTTTCTCATATCGTCTGGAACATCACAGTATATGAAGCAGAGCTTGCAAGTGATATCAGTGCATTAAAAAATTTGAAAGTAGTTTCTGAAAAAGACTTAGAACAATATGCATTTCCGGTTTCCCATCAAAAAATCTTAAAAGAATATTTGCTTGTTAAATAA
- the fabL gene encoding enoyl-[acyl-carrier-protein] reductase FabL, which produces MSQKVALVTGSSRGIGKEIALRLAKEGYDIVLNYARSKSAAQEVAEEIKALGREALVVKANVGKVEKIKEMFEQIDDAFGRLDVFVSNAASGVLRPIMELEETHWNWTMDINSKGYLFCAQEAAKRMEKVGGGKIVTISSLGSIRYLENYTTVGVSKAAVEALTRYLAVELAPKNIVVNAVSGGAVDTEALKHFPNRDELLDDARKHTPAGRMVEPKDMVDAVMFLVSDQANMICGQTLIIDGGRSLLM; this is translated from the coding sequence ATGTCACAAAAGGTAGCACTAGTTACGGGAAGCAGCAGAGGTATTGGTAAAGAGATTGCTTTACGTCTTGCTAAAGAAGGATACGATATTGTATTAAACTATGCACGAAGCAAAAGTGCAGCGCAGGAAGTAGCGGAAGAAATTAAAGCATTAGGCAGAGAAGCATTAGTTGTTAAAGCAAACGTAGGAAAAGTAGAGAAAATTAAAGAAATGTTTGAGCAAATTGATGACGCATTCGGTCGCTTAGACGTATTTGTAAGTAATGCAGCTTCAGGAGTTTTACGTCCTATTATGGAATTAGAAGAAACTCACTGGAATTGGACAATGGACATCAATAGCAAAGGATATTTATTCTGTGCACAAGAAGCGGCTAAACGTATGGAAAAAGTAGGCGGAGGAAAGATTGTTACCATCAGTTCGCTCGGTTCTATTCGCTATTTGGAAAATTATACAACAGTAGGCGTGTCAAAAGCTGCTGTAGAAGCATTGACCCGCTATTTAGCAGTGGAGCTTGCTCCAAAAAATATTGTGGTAAATGCTGTATCTGGAGGTGCTGTGGATACAGAAGCATTAAAGCACTTCCCAAATCGTGATGAACTGTTAGATGATGCGCGCAAACATACTCCAGCTGGTCGTATGGTGGAGCCAAAAGACATGGTAGATGCAGTGATGTTCTTAGTCTCCGATCAAGCAAATATGATTTGCGGTCAAACGCTTATTATTGACGGAGGGCGTTCACTTTTAATGTAA
- a CDS encoding gamma-type small acid-soluble spore protein — translation MAKQTNKTASGTSTQHVKNQNAQASKNNFGTEFGSETNVQEVKQQNAQAAANKSQNAQASKNNFGTEFASETSAQEVRQQNAQAEAKKNQNAGKYQG, via the coding sequence ATGGCAAAACAAACTAACAAAACAGCATCTGGTACAAGCACACAACACGTGAAAAACCAAAATGCTCAAGCATCTAAAAACAACTTCGGTACTGAATTTGGTAGCGAAACAAATGTACAAGAAGTGAAGCAACAAAATGCACAAGCAGCGGCAAACAAAAGCCAAAATGCTCAAGCATCTAAAAACAACTTCGGTACTGAATTTGCTAGCGAAACAAGTGCTCAAGAAGTGAGACAACAAAACGCACAAGCTGAAGCAAAGAAAAACCAAAACGCTGGTAAATACCAAGGTTAA
- a CDS encoding YgaB family protein, producing MKKFDQLVTQQLETMDQLLFLQSEIERCQEIEGELVKLHEEAKLHSVQDEISEMKLKLKEIQLTFEAQTEDIIRTYKSEGACSTLA from the coding sequence ATGAAAAAATTTGATCAGCTAGTGACTCAACAATTGGAGACCATGGATCAACTTCTGTTTTTGCAGTCTGAGATTGAGCGCTGTCAGGAAATCGAAGGTGAACTAGTAAAACTTCATGAAGAAGCAAAACTTCATTCTGTGCAAGATGAAATTAGTGAAATGAAGCTAAAATTAAAAGAGATTCAATTGACGTTTGAAGCACAAACCGAAGACATTATTCGTACATATAAAAGTGAAGGGGCTTGCTCTACACTTGCTTAA